A window of Metabacillus sp. B2-18 contains these coding sequences:
- the cobM gene encoding precorrin-4 C(11)-methyltransferase → MKITIIGAGPGDPDLITVKGLKLLQEADVVLYADSLVSSELIEKAKPEAEVIKTAGMHLEEMVEVMVDRVQESKKVVRVHTGDPAVYGAIMEQIAILNKQDVHVEIIPGVSSVFASAAALGAELTIPELTQTVILTRAEGRTPVPDAEKLKDLAKHNCTIALFLSATLTKKIVKEFLDAGWSKDTPVGVVYKATWPDQKIVRSTLEHLDDDMRKNGIRKQAMILAGWALDPDIHHKDFKSKLYDKAFTHGYRKGVKE, encoded by the coding sequence ATGAAAATCACAATTATTGGAGCCGGTCCGGGAGATCCTGATTTAATTACTGTTAAAGGCTTAAAGCTGCTTCAGGAAGCTGATGTTGTCCTCTATGCAGATTCATTAGTAAGCAGTGAACTAATTGAGAAGGCAAAGCCTGAGGCCGAAGTGATTAAAACAGCAGGCATGCATTTAGAGGAAATGGTTGAGGTAATGGTTGATCGCGTCCAAGAGAGTAAAAAGGTCGTGCGTGTTCATACAGGTGACCCGGCTGTATATGGTGCGATTATGGAGCAAATTGCGATTCTAAATAAACAAGATGTTCACGTTGAAATCATTCCTGGAGTAAGCTCGGTTTTTGCTTCAGCTGCAGCTTTAGGTGCTGAGCTAACCATTCCTGAGTTAACACAAACCGTTATTCTTACCCGTGCAGAAGGACGAACGCCTGTTCCTGATGCTGAAAAATTAAAGGATCTAGCGAAACATAACTGTACAATAGCACTATTTTTAAGTGCAACACTTACGAAAAAAATTGTAAAAGAATTTTTAGATGCAGGCTGGAGCAAGGATACACCAGTTGGGGTTGTATACAAAGCAACATGGCCTGATCAAAAAATTGTTCGTTCCACACTTGAGCATCTTGATGATGATATGCGTAAAAACGGCATTCGTAAACAAGCAATGATTCTAGCAGGCTGGGCACTTGATCCTGATATTCATCATAAAGATTTTAAATCAAAGCTTTATGATAAAGCATTCACTCATGGCTATCGTAAAGGAGTGAAAGAATGA
- a CDS encoding cobalt-precorrin 5A hydrolase — MTLVLEEGKILDLKQTGQYAVIAITKHGVELARHLTANFHQTDLFYMSKFEKGDEDARNITLFEGNVRMLLPTLFQTYKGIIMIISLGAVVRMIAPILKDKKTDPAVVVIDDKGNHVISVLSGHLGGANELTREVAELLKATPVITTASDVQKTIPVDLFGSRFGWIWESADKLTPVSASVVNEEHVAIVQESGEKEWWTYDTPLPETLKIYQNIQDAISAKPQAALVVTHRNLTEAESVILQNGVLYRPKVLVLGIGCNRGTSKEEIEQVIEETLQELQFSPKSVKAICSIDLKKDEQGIIEVAQKHQWEFTCYSAEELNRVPIELPSETVYKFTGAYGVSEPAARLYSGASSLSLTKKKSGNVTISVAVIPY, encoded by the coding sequence ATGACGCTCGTTTTAGAAGAAGGAAAAATTTTGGATCTAAAACAAACAGGTCAATATGCTGTTATTGCCATCACAAAGCATGGAGTGGAGTTAGCTCGTCATCTTACTGCTAATTTTCATCAAACAGACTTGTTTTATATGAGCAAATTTGAAAAAGGAGACGAAGATGCCCGGAATATTACTCTTTTTGAGGGAAATGTCCGCATGCTGCTTCCAACTCTTTTTCAAACATATAAAGGTATCATTATGATCATTTCTTTAGGCGCTGTTGTTCGAATGATTGCTCCTATCTTAAAAGATAAAAAAACAGATCCTGCTGTTGTGGTCATAGATGATAAAGGCAACCATGTTATCAGTGTGCTTTCAGGTCACTTAGGTGGAGCTAATGAGCTAACAAGAGAAGTGGCCGAATTATTAAAAGCAACCCCGGTTATTACCACAGCCTCCGATGTTCAAAAAACCATTCCTGTGGATTTATTCGGAAGTCGTTTCGGCTGGATATGGGAGAGCGCTGATAAATTAACACCTGTTAGTGCTTCAGTTGTAAATGAAGAGCATGTTGCCATTGTTCAAGAATCAGGTGAAAAAGAATGGTGGACATATGATACTCCTCTACCGGAAACATTGAAAATTTATCAGAATATTCAAGACGCAATCTCGGCAAAGCCTCAAGCAGCACTTGTTGTCACACATCGAAACCTAACAGAAGCTGAAAGTGTCATTTTACAAAACGGCGTTCTTTACCGACCTAAGGTTCTCGTTCTTGGTATTGGGTGTAATCGGGGCACATCGAAGGAAGAAATTGAACAGGTGATCGAGGAAACATTGCAGGAGTTACAGTTTTCGCCGAAAAGTGTGAAAGCAATTTGTTCAATTGATTTGAAAAAAGATGAACAAGGCATTATTGAGGTTGCACAGAAACATCAATGGGAATTTACCTGTTATTCGGCTGAAGAATTGAATCGTGTACCGATCGAGCTTCCTTCAGAAACTGTATATAAATTTACAGGTGCATACGGGGTTAGTGAACCGGCTGCCCGCTTATATAGTGGGGCATCATCACTTTCACTAACAAAGAAAAAATCAGGAAATGTAACGATTTCTGTTGCCGTAATTCCTTATTAG